The following is a genomic window from Candidatus Nezhaarchaeota archaeon.
CCACTAAGAAGAAGGGGGAGAAGACCAACCTCTGGATGCTACTGAAGGTCGCCGACTTCTCGAAGAAGGTGAAGTCCTCCCAGGAGATTAAGAAGGGCGATACCCTAGCTATAACCATCGAGACCGCGTAGGCACCCCCCTTTTTCTTTAGGCACGACACCTTAAAGTGGCTGAGAGGCCCGCGGAGACCAGTACGCTCTAATCCTACTTGAGCTGCCCTAGTAGTGGAGCGGGTTGATTCTCATTAAGACGCCCCTGGGCATGGAGGAGATCGCGGCCTCGAGGATATTAGAGCTAGGGCTGGGCGTTGAAGTTGAGCCTAAGCCAGGCGGCCTCCCGGGCCTCGTCCTCGTCAGGAGCTCTGAGCCGAGCCTAGTAGATAGGCTGAGGGGCGAGATTGTTGAAGCTGAGCGCGTCTTAGTCGTAGATGAAGAGGTGGAGGCTAAGCTAGACAAGATAGTCGAGGCGTCTCTTAGAGTAGCTGAGGCTAAGCTAAAGGGGGCCCGCAGCTTCGCCGTTAAGACTGTCAGGAGGGGTACGCATAGCTTCACTAGCATAGACGTCAACGTCAACGTCGGAGCGGCGATTAAACAGAAGCTAGGCTTGCCGGTCGACTTAACCTGCCCAGACAGGGTGTTGTTCGTAGAGGTGCTAGGCGGGAGGGCCTTGATAGGCACTTTTAACGGGTCTGAGATCCATAGGAAGCTAGGGCCAGGCAAGCACCCAGTCCTTCCGTACCTTAGGCGGGTATCGCTAGTCCAAATGCCGTACCTAGGCCCTGCTCAAGCGGCCCGTGAAATAGGGGTGAGGGTAGGTAGGGAGGCTCAGACCTTTGAGGTAGGGGAGCTCGTAGTGGCCTTCATAGGCTGCGTCGACGCAGCTGAGCTAAAGTCCTTCCTAGACGGGGTCTTCGAGGGGGTAAGGTCTAGGTTTGAAGTGCAGCGCAGAGTTTATGGAAGGGAGGTTCACAAAGTCCCTGTATACGTCCAAGACCTCTACCAGCTAGTTAGGGAGAGGCGCGGAGAGCCTTTAGTGGTCTTCGAGCCGGAGGGAGAGCCCCTGCCTAAAGTAGCCGATAAGCTAAGCGACCTATTCTTAAAGAGGCGTAGCAGAGTGAGCTTACTCATAGGAGCACGCGAAGGAGTGCCTAGCGGGATCTACAGGTTCGCAGACCTGGTCGTAGACCTGTGCCCAGGGGTCACGATAGCCACTGACCTAGCAGCAGCCTCAGCGCTAATAGCCGTAGCCATAGCTGTAGAGGAGAGGTTGATCAGCGGAGCTGGGCACGAGCCCGAGTAGAAGAGGCCCCCCGCCTCCTCAAGAGGGCTTGTCCTCGGGGTTACCTTAGAAGCTCCGAGAGCCCTACCACTGGGCGTCGTGATTTAGTCGACAGCTCTCGCTGGCTCTAAGCTTCCCGCAAGCCGGCTCACGCTACACTTCAGTCGCCGTAGGGCGTCGCCTCATGGCCGCCCCGCTGGGCATGGGCTCTAGGCGCAGGGGAAGGCTGTTTCATAGGGCGAGGCGCGCCTTCCTAGCTGCCTCATGCTACTTACAACTAGCCGAGCGCTCAGCTTAGAGCACTCTACTGCTGAGACGTCTTCTTCGCGGCCATAGTGCTCTTAGACGCCGCGCCGCCCACGCTAAACTAGCATATTTAAAGTATATTAAGGCTAGCTTAGGAGGCTTAGTCGACCGTACAGCCTGCTCATAGTGGCTAGCGTGCTTCGCGCACATATTTAAGGGGCGAGGAAGTTGAGGAAAAGCTAGTTGCAGCGTTGAGCAAGGGCTCTACGAAGTACGCGAGGAGAAGCCTTAAGCTCTGGCTAGGATGGCTAGTGCTAGCAGGAAGAGGGGGCGAGGAAGAAGAAGGCGACTAGGGCTGCGGTTAGTAAGG
Proteins encoded in this region:
- a CDS encoding SPOUT family RNA methylase; translation: MILIKTPLGMEEIAASRILELGLGVEVEPKPGGLPGLVLVRSSEPSLVDRLRGEIVEAERVLVVDEEVEAKLDKIVEASLRVAEAKLKGARSFAVKTVRRGTHSFTSIDVNVNVGAAIKQKLGLPVDLTCPDRVLFVEVLGGRALIGTFNGSEIHRKLGPGKHPVLPYLRRVSLVQMPYLGPAQAAREIGVRVGREAQTFEVGELVVAFIGCVDAAELKSFLDGVFEGVRSRFEVQRRVYGREVHKVPVYVQDLYQLVRERRGEPLVVFEPEGEPLPKVADKLSDLFLKRRSRVSLLIGAREGVPSGIYRFADLVVDLCPGVTIATDLAAASALIAVAIAVEERLISGAGHEPE